The Desulforegula conservatrix Mb1Pa DNA segment ACATAATAGCCTCTTGCCCAAAAATTCTGACCAGTAAAATTCTTTTTCCGGCCACCATAATTCCTTGCAATGCTTATTGCACTCTTCCCCTTTATAAAGCCTACT contains these protein-coding regions:
- a CDS encoding transposase encodes the protein VGFIKGKSAISIARNYGGRKKNFTGQNFWARGYYVSTVGKDELAVREYIRKQEYEDRRIEQLRLFD